In Cataglyphis hispanica isolate Lineage 1 chromosome 10, ULB_Chis1_1.0, whole genome shotgun sequence, a genomic segment contains:
- the LOC126852379 gene encoding uncharacterized protein LOC126852379 isoform X2 produces MLFLSVCIVLVSISETNTKFDTKRNIKNNEQIWKYTRMTHSFWKENEDELIFILCFFLLCLILIFLAIGCLKTKYSQILISWCYRNFFDTQVDINYPLPRDNNYWQARYRNNRIYWNDNALQYQPPEDI; encoded by the exons ATGCTATTTTTATCAg TCTGTATAGTATTAGTATCAATTAGTGAGACAAATACTAAATTCGatacaaaaagaaacattaagaATAATGAACAAATTTGGAAATATACACGAATGACACATTCATTCTGGAAGGAGAATGAAGatgaattaatctttatattatgtttctttCTTCTGTGTCTGATacttatttttcttgcaatagg ATGTCTTAAAACTAAATACAGTCAAATCTTGATATCCTGGtgttatcgaaatttttttgatactcAAGTTGACATAAATTATCCTCTGCCTAGAGACAATAACTATTGGCAAGCCCGTTATCGTAATAACAGAATTTACTGGAATGACAATGCATTGCAATAC CAACCACCAGAGGATatttaa
- the LOC126852379 gene encoding uncharacterized protein LOC126852379 isoform X1 — protein sequence MMCFTKLIRILTQTFYRSFSFVASIAIKNGIAFMLFLSVCIVLVSISETNTKFDTKRNIKNNEQIWKYTRMTHSFWKENEDELIFILCFFLLCLILIFLAIGCLKTKYSQILISWCYRNFFDTQVDINYPLPRDNNYWQARYRNNRIYWNDNALQYQPPEDI from the exons ATGATGTGTTTTACTAAATTAATACGAATCTTAACGCAAACATTTTATAGGTCATTTTCGTTCGTAGCTAGTATTGCTATTAAAAATGGTATTGCTTTTATGCTATTTTTATCAg TCTGTATAGTATTAGTATCAATTAGTGAGACAAATACTAAATTCGatacaaaaagaaacattaagaATAATGAACAAATTTGGAAATATACACGAATGACACATTCATTCTGGAAGGAGAATGAAGatgaattaatctttatattatgtttctttCTTCTGTGTCTGATacttatttttcttgcaatagg ATGTCTTAAAACTAAATACAGTCAAATCTTGATATCCTGGtgttatcgaaatttttttgatactcAAGTTGACATAAATTATCCTCTGCCTAGAGACAATAACTATTGGCAAGCCCGTTATCGTAATAACAGAATTTACTGGAATGACAATGCATTGCAATAC CAACCACCAGAGGATatttaa